One Tamlana carrageenivorans genomic region harbors:
- a CDS encoding tRNA-(ms[2]io[6]A)-hydroxylase — MLGLKLATDPRWVNIVESNIEEILTDHAWCEQKAATNAITIITLNSEHTDLVTELLELAKEELEHFQMVHDIIKKRGYTLGRERKDSYVNELYKFMNKGGNRVQSMVDRLLFSAMIEARSCERFKLLSKRIKDPELSKFYHDLMISEAGHYTTFLKFARQYGQGVDVEKRWKELIDFEAKVIQNYGKSETIHG; from the coding sequence ATGCTTGGTTTAAAATTAGCAACAGACCCACGCTGGGTTAATATTGTAGAATCTAACATAGAAGAAATTTTAACAGACCACGCCTGGTGCGAGCAAAAGGCAGCAACGAATGCCATAACTATTATCACCTTAAATTCTGAGCATACCGATTTGGTTACCGAACTCTTGGAACTGGCTAAAGAAGAATTAGAGCACTTCCAAATGGTGCATGATATCATAAAGAAAAGAGGCTACACTTTAGGGCGCGAGCGTAAAGACAGTTATGTTAATGAGCTTTATAAGTTTATGAATAAAGGCGGAAACCGTGTGCAGTCTATGGTAGACAGGCTTTTGTTTTCGGCCATGATTGAAGCCAGAAGCTGCGAACGTTTTAAGCTCCTCTCTAAAAGAATTAAAGACCCAGAACTTTCAAAGTTTTATCATGATTTAATGATTAGTGAAGCCGGACACTACACAACTTTTTTAAAATTTGCACGTCAATACGGTCAAGGGGTCGATGTTGAAAAACGCTGGAAAGAACTCATTGATTTTGAAGCTAAAGTGATTCAGAACTACGGAAAAAGTGAAACCATTCATGGCTAA
- a CDS encoding DUF559 domain-containing protein, producing MSVNLQTPIDYLKGVGSSRADLLRKELGIHTFQDLINLFPNRYIDRTRYYKINELQQTNAEVQVIGKITGFKEVAQKRGKRLVATFQDDTGTMELVWFRGQKWIRESLKANKPYVAFGKCNAFGNKFSMAHPDLELMEAHEKNIRSAMQPVYPSTEKLSNRGISNRVLCKIMQQLFIDSGGKFAETLPENMRSELHLISKSSALFNVHFPKSSELLSKAQFRLKFEELFYIQLQLIIKNLVHKSKIKGLPFTKVGDYFNTFFREQLPFDLTGAQKRVLKEIRADLGSNAQMNRLLQGDVGSGKTIVAFMSMLMALDNGFQACLMAPTEILSAQHFNGLQELCKPLNISISLLTSSSKTSERRKIHESLENGELQILIGTHALLEDKVKFKNLGLAIVDEQHRFGVAQRSKLWRKGPTSPPQSSRREEAKKVLQKYMTARPSTYKLLKELQSENKKKSTQAEQILWESLRGKKLDLKFRRQHIIDEFIVDFICIEKNLIIEVDGGYHNTIEQKEADDLRTKILNEIGFKVIRFTNEQITGDIDNVLDYIEKQLKSLPSGEIREASIPPHILVMTATPIPRTLAMSVYGDLDISIIDELPPGRKAIKTVHRFDKNRLNVFRFIRDEMDKGRQIYIVYPLIQESEKMDYKDLMDGYDSIARDFPMPKYQISIVHGQMKPADKEFEMQRFIKGETQIMVATTVIEVGVNVPNASVMIIESAERFGLSQLHQLRGRVGRGAEQSYCILMTGHQLSADSKTRMETMVQTNDGFEIAEVDLRLRGPGDIMGTQQSGVLNLKIADIIKDNDILKHARHQAKNLLKTDPKLALPENQVVLNTYKQLTRFKNIWNYIS from the coding sequence ATGTCTGTAAACCTACAAACTCCCATAGATTATTTAAAAGGCGTAGGCTCGAGTCGAGCCGATTTATTACGCAAGGAGCTTGGTATACACACCTTTCAGGATTTAATTAATTTATTTCCAAACAGATACATAGATCGCACCCGATATTACAAAATAAACGAATTACAGCAAACCAATGCTGAAGTTCAAGTTATTGGCAAAATAACAGGTTTTAAAGAAGTCGCTCAAAAACGAGGCAAACGACTAGTTGCCACCTTTCAGGATGACACAGGTACGATGGAATTGGTTTGGTTTCGCGGACAAAAATGGATTCGTGAAAGCCTAAAAGCAAACAAACCTTATGTCGCTTTTGGGAAATGCAACGCCTTTGGAAATAAATTCAGTATGGCGCATCCAGACTTAGAGTTAATGGAAGCCCATGAAAAAAATATTCGTTCGGCTATGCAACCGGTATATCCATCTACCGAAAAATTATCAAATCGAGGGATAAGCAATCGGGTTTTGTGTAAAATCATGCAGCAATTATTTATCGATTCTGGCGGAAAATTTGCCGAAACTTTACCCGAAAATATGCGCTCGGAATTACACTTAATTAGCAAATCATCGGCGCTTTTTAATGTGCATTTCCCTAAGAGTTCGGAGCTACTTTCTAAGGCACAATTTCGACTAAAATTTGAAGAATTATTTTACATTCAACTGCAATTAATTATTAAAAATTTAGTGCATAAATCGAAAATAAAAGGGCTCCCATTTACGAAAGTAGGCGACTACTTTAACACCTTTTTTAGGGAGCAATTACCCTTCGATTTGACAGGTGCACAGAAGCGCGTTTTAAAAGAAATTCGTGCCGATTTAGGGAGCAATGCACAAATGAACCGCCTTTTGCAAGGTGATGTGGGTTCTGGGAAGACCATTGTAGCCTTCATGTCAATGCTCATGGCTCTTGACAACGGTTTTCAAGCTTGCTTAATGGCCCCAACTGAAATTTTGTCAGCCCAACACTTTAACGGACTACAAGAGTTGTGTAAACCACTAAATATCAGTATCTCACTACTCACTAGTTCAAGTAAAACTTCAGAAAGACGAAAAATTCACGAATCCCTAGAAAATGGTGAATTACAAATTTTAATTGGCACTCACGCCCTTCTTGAAGACAAGGTGAAATTTAAAAATTTAGGCCTTGCCATTGTCGACGAACAACACCGTTTTGGAGTTGCTCAAAGAAGCAAATTATGGCGGAAGGGACCGACAAGCCCTCCTCAATCCTCCCGAAGGGAGGAAGCCAAAAAAGTACTTCAAAAATACATGACGGCAAGACCTTCAACCTATAAATTATTAAAGGAACTTCAATCTGAAAACAAAAAAAAAAGCACTCAAGCAGAACAAATTTTATGGGAAAGTTTAAGAGGAAAAAAACTCGATTTAAAATTTAGAAGACAGCATATTATTGATGAATTTATTGTTGACTTTATCTGTATTGAAAAAAATCTAATTATTGAAGTTGATGGCGGTTATCATAACACCATAGAACAAAAAGAAGCCGATGATTTACGTACTAAAATTTTAAATGAAATAGGTTTTAAAGTTATTAGGTTTACCAATGAACAAATAACCGGCGACATTGACAATGTTTTAGATTATATTGAAAAGCAACTAAAAAGTCTCCCCTCTGGGGAGATTAGAGAGGCTTCCATCCCACCACACATTTTAGTGATGACCGCTACCCCTATTCCACGAACTTTAGCCATGTCGGTTTATGGGGATTTAGACATCTCTATAATCGATGAATTACCTCCAGGAAGAAAGGCTATAAAAACGGTGCACCGCTTCGATAAAAATCGCCTTAATGTATTCCGATTTATTAGAGATGAAATGGATAAGGGCAGACAAATTTATATTGTATATCCGCTTATTCAAGAGAGCGAGAAAATGGATTATAAGGATTTGATGGATGGTTATGATAGTATCGCGAGAGACTTCCCCATGCCAAAATATCAAATTTCCATTGTTCATGGCCAGATGAAACCCGCTGATAAAGAATTTGAAATGCAGCGCTTCATTAAAGGAGAAACACAAATTATGGTAGCCACGACAGTTATTGAGGTTGGTGTTAACGTTCCTAATGCCTCGGTTATGATTATCGAAAGTGCCGAGCGTTTTGGTTTATCACAATTACATCAATTACGCGGACGTGTGGGGCGTGGTGCCGAACAGAGTTACTGCATTTTAATGACGGGACACCAACTTAGTGCCGACAGCAAAACCCGCATGGAAACCATGGTACAAACCAATGACGGCTTTGAAATCGCCGAAGTTGACTTACGCTTAAGAGGTCCGGGGGATATTATGGGCACCCAACAAAGTGGCGTTTTAAACTTAAAAATTGCAGATATCATTAAGGATAACGACATTTTAAAACACGCTAGACATCAAGCAAAAAACTTATTGAAAACAGACCCTAAATTGGCGCTTCCAGAAAATCAAGTGGTATTAAACACCTACAAACAGCTTACTAGGTTTAAAAACATTTGGAATTACATCAGTTAA
- a CDS encoding histidinol-phosphatase HisJ family protein, which translates to MRKLNEFIWETHGIHAGTEQDHVKHGIDKLEDIIDKAIEAKNPSITFIIHSPRLTNFRYTAEKDTNVKFIRGNRSYLNYPKRIANLRKKYAGRINIKFGVELEWMGPDLGLQWSRSKIFQAEDADYVIGSVHFAPEGLPYDGSKEEAEELLKLRGSLEAYWDGYFNEIIQMIECFGDMIQIIGHIDLPKLNVDMPEALVNFETSSHPLANKFRALLELIADRNLSLDVNMAGKFKGVGVYPVQSILRRARELQIPVCVGTDTHHVRYYGLNYKESLEYIQEAGYESYVSYSKLIPENRTIYDDHELKVKYTVLNKGIELLNQRLDDTERRIIPDFSFGGSFSEFVDLYKNSTGMGDYNAIRIRKWGKSITVTDEIPKMSGKKVNGLFSEHLDQPGVISSLFNTLASEGINVETARLKSNKNGTAEAFLSLSEGNGNVKSAIDFITGTDSGTFSNLTYKENAELPNYYREGVYLLEMDGVALNLALSEKVILTKHNNAPGVLLILLSALASKNINIADLRLGHLNNVGYSAIAVKGDSHVIRNLLTKLGDQYYEANLIEFHSF; encoded by the coding sequence ATGAGAAAACTCAACGAATTTATATGGGAAACGCATGGTATCCATGCAGGAACCGAACAAGATCACGTAAAGCATGGTATCGATAAACTAGAGGATATTATTGATAAAGCCATTGAAGCGAAAAACCCAAGCATTACTTTTATTATTCATTCACCGCGTTTAACAAATTTTAGATATACGGCTGAAAAAGATACGAATGTTAAGTTTATTCGTGGAAACAGATCTTATTTAAACTACCCTAAACGTATAGCAAATTTGCGGAAGAAATACGCCGGGAGAATCAATATAAAATTTGGTGTTGAGTTGGAATGGATGGGGCCGGACTTAGGTTTACAATGGAGTCGTTCTAAGATTTTTCAAGCGGAAGATGCCGATTACGTAATTGGTTCGGTACACTTTGCTCCTGAAGGTCTGCCTTATGATGGTTCGAAAGAAGAGGCTGAAGAACTACTGAAGCTTAGAGGAAGCTTGGAAGCATATTGGGATGGGTATTTCAATGAAATAATCCAAATGATTGAATGTTTTGGTGATATGATTCAGATTATCGGACATATCGATTTACCAAAACTGAATGTGGATATGCCTGAAGCACTCGTAAATTTTGAAACAAGTTCGCATCCTTTAGCTAATAAATTTAGAGCCCTTTTAGAGCTTATTGCCGATAGAAACCTCTCTTTAGATGTGAATATGGCAGGAAAGTTTAAAGGTGTTGGCGTATACCCTGTACAAAGTATTTTACGTCGAGCTCGCGAATTACAAATCCCTGTTTGTGTGGGTACCGATACGCATCATGTACGTTACTATGGCTTAAATTATAAGGAAAGTTTAGAATATATACAGGAAGCAGGTTACGAGAGTTATGTAAGTTACTCGAAACTTATTCCGGAAAACCGTACGATTTACGACGATCATGAACTGAAGGTAAAATATACCGTTTTAAATAAGGGAATTGAGTTGTTAAATCAGCGATTGGATGACACAGAACGCCGTATTATACCAGATTTCTCATTTGGAGGCTCTTTCTCTGAGTTTGTAGATTTATACAAGAACTCAACAGGGATGGGCGATTACAACGCCATCCGTATTAGAAAATGGGGTAAATCCATTACGGTTACGGATGAAATTCCTAAAATGTCTGGAAAGAAAGTTAATGGTTTGTTTTCAGAGCATTTAGATCAGCCAGGTGTTATTTCTTCATTGTTTAATACTTTGGCTTCTGAAGGTATTAATGTGGAAACTGCGCGTTTAAAATCGAATAAAAACGGTACGGCAGAGGCCTTTTTATCACTAAGTGAAGGTAATGGCAATGTTAAAAGTGCTATCGATTTTATAACGGGAACCGATTCTGGAACCTTTAGTAATTTGACATATAAAGAAAATGCCGAACTGCCAAATTACTACCGAGAAGGTGTTTATTTGTTAGAAATGGATGGCGTGGCTTTAAATTTAGCACTAAGCGAAAAGGTGATCCTAACAAAGCATAATAACGCTCCTGGGGTTCTTTTAATATTACTTTCGGCCTTAGCGTCTAAAAACATTAATATTGCCGATTTAAGGCTAGGACATTTAAATAATGTGGGGTATTCTGCTATTGCTGTTAAAGGTGATAGTCATGTAATACGAAATTTGTTAACCAAGCTTGGAGATCAGTATTACGAAGCGAATTTAATAGAGTTTCATAGTTTTTAA
- a CDS encoding Hsp20/alpha crystallin family protein codes for MSNLVSVPKNGSLANTNSNSNLPSWSGWSNWLDDVFNRELPSVFTSNFNAGISLPKVNIKETADAFVVEMAVPGLKKSDFKIDIDNQTLSISSEVKEEKEHQGYNYNRREFGYSSFKRTFNFPESVNDEKINANYDNGILSIELPKKEEAKQKPVRSIKIS; via the coding sequence ATGAGCAATTTAGTAAGTGTTCCTAAAAATGGAAGTTTAGCGAACACAAATTCAAATTCAAATTTACCAAGTTGGTCTGGATGGTCAAATTGGTTGGATGACGTTTTTAACAGAGAATTACCCTCTGTATTTACTTCTAATTTTAATGCGGGAATTTCATTACCCAAAGTAAACATTAAAGAAACTGCAGATGCTTTTGTGGTTGAAATGGCTGTTCCTGGTCTAAAAAAATCAGATTTTAAAATTGATATAGACAACCAAACCCTTTCTATTTCTTCAGAAGTTAAGGAAGAAAAAGAGCATCAAGGTTATAATTATAATCGAAGAGAGTTTGGGTATTCGTCTTTCAAAAGAACTTTTAATTTTCCAGAAAGTGTTAACGATGAGAAAATTAATGCGAACTACGATAACGGTATTTTAAGTATTGAATTGCCTAAAAAAGAAGAGGCAAAGCAAAAGCCTGTAAGAAGCATTAAAATTTCATAA